A genomic stretch from Aerococcaceae bacterium zg-1292 includes:
- the queA gene encoding tRNA preQ1(34) S-adenosylmethionine ribosyltransferase-isomerase QueA — MLTTKDFDYHLPEHLIAQTPLKDRSASKLLVVDRNTHQLTDTHFHTILDELNHGDALVVNETRVIPARIFGIKPETGGHLEVLLLTNTQNNEWECLIKPARRAKVGTEIHFGDDACLKAVVKEELNHGGRIIEFQYDGVFLEILETLGQMPLPPYIKERLEDAERYQTVYAKENGSAAAPTAGLHFTPGLLEAAKEKGIDIIPLTLHVGLGTFRPVSVERLEDHEMHAEYYHLSKESAERINAVKANGGKITAVGTTSVRTLETIARDNEGQIVATSGWTDIFISPGFEFKVVDQLITNFHLPQSTLVMLVSAFYDREHILAAYEHAVDKEYRFFSFGDAMLIK; from the coding sequence ATGTTAACAACAAAAGATTTTGATTATCATTTACCAGAACATTTGATTGCACAAACGCCGTTGAAAGATCGCAGTGCATCTAAATTATTAGTCGTTGATCGAAATACGCATCAATTGACAGACACACATTTTCATACTATTTTAGATGAATTAAACCATGGCGACGCGTTAGTCGTTAATGAAACACGGGTCATTCCGGCACGGATTTTTGGTATAAAACCTGAAACAGGTGGTCATTTAGAAGTCCTATTATTAACTAATACCCAAAACAATGAATGGGAATGCCTGATTAAACCAGCGCGTCGCGCAAAAGTTGGGACAGAAATCCATTTTGGTGATGATGCGTGCTTAAAAGCAGTTGTAAAAGAAGAATTAAACCATGGCGGTCGTATTATTGAATTTCAATACGATGGCGTCTTCTTAGAGATTTTAGAAACATTAGGTCAGATGCCATTACCACCGTATATTAAAGAGCGTTTAGAAGACGCTGAACGATATCAGACCGTTTATGCCAAAGAAAATGGTTCTGCAGCTGCTCCAACTGCAGGGCTACACTTTACCCCTGGTTTACTTGAAGCAGCTAAAGAAAAGGGGATTGATATTATTCCATTGACTTTACATGTTGGTTTAGGTACATTTCGTCCAGTATCCGTTGAGCGTTTAGAAGACCATGAAATGCATGCCGAATACTATCATCTATCCAAAGAGTCAGCTGAACGAATTAACGCTGTAAAAGCAAATGGAGGTAAAATAACAGCTGTAGGAACTACGAGTGTTCGAACATTAGAAACTATCGCTAGAGATAATGAGGGACAAATTGTCGCAACATCTGGTTGGACGGATATTTTTATTTCACCAGGCTTTGAATTTAAAGTCGTGGATCAATTAATCACAAATTTTCATCTACCGCAATCAACATTAGTCATGCTTGTCAGTGCTTTTTATGACCGCGAACATATTTTAGCGGCCTATGAACATGCTGTTGACAAAGAATATCGGTTCTTTAGTTTTGGCGACGCAATGTTAATTAAGTAA
- the ruvB gene encoding Holliday junction branch migration DNA helicase RuvB: MTDRIVSGEALEEDASNLSLRPQYLREYIGQSALKQELSIYIQAAKQRQEALDHVLLYGPPGLGKTTMAIVIANELNVGIKTTSGPAIERPGDLLALLNELSPGDVLFIDEIHRMPRLVEEVLYSAMEDFYVDIIIGQGTTAHPVHFELPPFTLIGATTRAGMLTQPLRDRFGIISHMKYYETEELDLIIRRNAELFQTDIEDDGALEIALRSRGTPRIANRILKRVRDFAQVEGNGRITRSLTQRALNVLAIDERGLDAIDRKLLRTLIEEYSGGPVGIGTLAINISEDSDTVEDMYEPFLLQNGFIKRTPRGRVATELAYSHLGYQYIQTEIEE, encoded by the coding sequence ATGACAGATAGAATTGTTTCAGGCGAAGCATTAGAAGAAGATGCTAGTAATCTTAGTTTGCGGCCACAGTATTTACGTGAATATATTGGACAGTCTGCATTAAAACAAGAATTATCAATTTATATCCAAGCAGCTAAGCAACGTCAAGAAGCTCTGGATCATGTGTTATTATATGGACCACCTGGTTTAGGTAAAACGACGATGGCGATAGTCATTGCCAATGAGTTAAATGTTGGTATTAAAACTACCAGCGGCCCAGCTATTGAGCGTCCAGGCGATTTATTAGCTTTATTAAATGAACTGAGTCCAGGAGACGTGCTCTTTATCGATGAAATTCACCGAATGCCACGATTAGTTGAAGAAGTATTATATTCTGCAATGGAAGATTTTTATGTCGACATTATTATCGGGCAGGGCACCACAGCGCATCCGGTGCATTTTGAATTACCCCCATTTACATTAATTGGCGCAACAACACGTGCGGGTATGCTAACACAGCCGTTGCGGGATCGTTTTGGGATTATTTCACATATGAAATATTACGAAACGGAAGAATTAGATTTAATTATCCGTCGAAATGCTGAACTTTTCCAAACCGATATTGAAGATGATGGCGCTTTAGAAATTGCTTTAAGGAGTCGTGGCACACCGCGTATCGCAAATCGAATATTAAAACGGGTTCGAGACTTTGCACAAGTGGAAGGCAATGGACGTATTACGCGTAGTCTAACTCAACGCGCTTTAAACGTACTTGCGATAGATGAACGAGGTTTAGATGCGATTGACCGTAAATTATTGCGGACTTTAATCGAAGAATATAGTGGCGGACCCGTTGGTATCGGAACACTAGCGATAAATATTAGTGAAGATAGTGATACCGTTGAAGATATGTATGAGCCATTTTTATTACAAAATGGTTTTATTAAACGCACGCCAAGAGGACGCGTCGCGACTGAATTAGCCTATTCACATTTAGGTTATCAATATATACAAACAGAAATTGAGGAATAG
- the ruvA gene encoding Holliday junction branch migration protein RuvA — protein MFEYLIGRVTHIAPTYLVLETNHIGYRVLVPNPFRFQELMHQETTKLYVEQVVREDSQTLYGFKTLEEKSLFLTLNRVSGIGPKSALSILAANDHGGLVQAIESGDSQYLTKFPGVGKKTAQQMVLDLKGELGDFLSDEANPEASAVSSKQDLLPEVFEALVGLGYSAREIKRIEKPLKEAQVSSTQEALSLAFKLLLNK, from the coding sequence ATGTTTGAATATCTAATCGGACGCGTGACGCATATTGCACCGACCTATCTTGTCTTGGAAACAAATCATATTGGCTACCGTGTACTTGTGCCTAATCCATTTCGTTTTCAAGAATTGATGCATCAAGAAACAACTAAATTATATGTAGAACAAGTTGTACGAGAAGACAGTCAAACGCTGTATGGCTTTAAAACACTAGAAGAAAAAAGTTTATTCTTAACCTTAAATCGAGTCTCCGGCATTGGACCTAAGAGTGCTTTATCCATTTTAGCGGCGAATGACCATGGAGGACTTGTACAGGCGATTGAATCAGGTGATAGTCAATATTTGACTAAGTTTCCAGGTGTTGGTAAAAAAACTGCACAACAAATGGTATTAGATTTAAAAGGTGAATTAGGAGACTTTTTATCGGATGAAGCTAATCCAGAAGCAAGTGCAGTCTCATCGAAACAGGACTTACTACCAGAAGTATTTGAAGCTTTGGTAGGATTAGGATATTCTGCTCGTGAAATTAAACGCATCGAAAAACCATTGAAAGAAGCACAAGTTTCATCAACACAAGAAGCCTTAAGTCTAGCCTTTAAATTATTATTAAACAAATGA
- the msrB gene encoding peptide-methionine (R)-S-oxide reductase MsrB, whose protein sequence is MSKKQFNERLSELTELQYKVTQENATERPFTGEYDDFYEKGIYVDIVSGEPLFSSAAKYDAGCGWPSFSKPIQHSTITEHEDNSLARTRTEVRSSQADSHLGHVFDDGPAEFGRLRYCINSAALKFIPLEEMASLGYEDYIQYVE, encoded by the coding sequence ATGTCAAAAAAACAATTTAATGAACGGTTATCTGAATTAACAGAATTACAATACAAAGTAACACAAGAAAATGCGACGGAACGTCCATTTACAGGCGAATATGACGATTTTTATGAAAAAGGTATCTATGTTGACATTGTCAGTGGCGAACCGCTGTTTTCAAGTGCTGCAAAATACGATGCTGGTTGCGGCTGGCCGTCATTTTCAAAGCCGATTCAACATTCGACGATTACTGAACACGAGGATAATTCTCTTGCACGCACACGCACAGAAGTTAGAAGTAGTCAAGCAGATTCTCACTTAGGGCATGTGTTTGATGATGGTCCTGCTGAATTTGGCAGATTACGTTATTGTATCAACTCCGCTGCATTAAAATTTATACCATTAGAAGAAATGGCTTCTCTTGGATATGAAGATTACATTCAGTACGTGGAGTAA
- the mutL gene encoding DNA mismatch repair endonuclease MutL, with product MGKIKQMSEHLANQIAAGEVVERPSSVVKELVENAIDAGSTTIRIELVEAGIQSIRISDDGSGMDETDLSMAILPHATSKIYDIHDLFRIQSLGFRGEALASIASVSKMTIESTVNNHNNPATQGYFIKVAGSQVIEKGVTPPKPGTVITVDSLFYNTPARLKHLSSLKTELRHSLNFVQQIALAYPHIRFSLVNDQSTLFSTYGTGDLRQTIANVYQAGLARQLIAIEASDNDFHLTGYISPPQLTRTSKHYIHWLINGRVVQSFVLTQMLLKAYGRQLMIGRYPISVIDITLDPQLVDVNVHPTKQTVRLSKESELNTLLYEAVQQVLLQINPVPTFEPSDLGMTFGSKSAVEEPIPLDLSAAPERVENKVVKIDTETPPQIDSKREATKLPVIQEEIEPINRSEQQLPQLNVQSKTITPSNKPEENVEKTSHLVASESKQQHSEQVFPINHNKVPFYDLRYVGQIHGTYLIAESEQGFYLIDQHAAQERIRYENLMKTDVATYEQQYVLMPFVFTFSASDAAQVEELLPTFSQLGLELSSFGPCTYQMDSYPNWLESDEVEKTVYDLVELLRENPELTVNQLREKSIIMQSCRGAIKANHYLNDVQARALIQDMALLDDPYHCPHGRPVFVEFNQKTLEKLFKRIQDSHQGGHQL from the coding sequence ATGGGAAAAATAAAGCAAATGTCAGAGCATTTAGCCAATCAGATTGCTGCCGGAGAAGTCGTTGAACGACCATCGTCAGTAGTTAAAGAATTAGTTGAAAACGCGATTGATGCTGGCAGTACCACTATTCGAATTGAATTAGTTGAAGCAGGTATTCAATCAATTCGTATTTCAGATGATGGTAGTGGCATGGACGAGACTGATTTATCAATGGCTATCTTACCACATGCCACCAGTAAAATTTATGATATTCACGATTTGTTTCGCATTCAATCACTGGGATTTCGTGGCGAAGCTTTAGCCAGTATTGCCTCTGTTTCTAAAATGACGATTGAGTCAACGGTTAACAATCATAATAATCCAGCAACACAAGGTTATTTTATTAAAGTTGCAGGTTCGCAAGTGATTGAAAAAGGTGTTACACCACCTAAACCAGGCACTGTGATTACAGTTGACAGTCTTTTTTACAATACACCGGCGCGTTTAAAACATTTAAGCAGTCTAAAAACCGAATTACGACATAGTTTGAATTTTGTACAACAAATTGCCTTAGCGTATCCACATATTCGCTTTTCATTAGTCAATGACCAGTCTACGCTATTTTCTACTTATGGTACTGGCGATTTAAGACAGACCATTGCTAATGTCTATCAAGCTGGATTAGCTAGGCAACTAATTGCAATTGAAGCTAGTGACAATGATTTTCATTTAACAGGATATATCTCGCCGCCACAATTAACACGGACATCTAAGCATTATATTCATTGGCTTATCAATGGACGTGTGGTACAGAGTTTTGTCTTAACACAAATGTTATTAAAAGCCTACGGACGACAATTGATGATTGGGCGGTATCCGATTTCAGTGATTGATATTACTCTGGATCCGCAACTTGTTGATGTCAATGTCCATCCAACAAAACAAACAGTGCGTTTAAGTAAAGAATCCGAGTTAAATACATTGCTCTATGAGGCAGTGCAGCAAGTATTGCTACAAATTAATCCTGTTCCGACTTTTGAACCGAGTGATTTAGGCATGACATTTGGTAGTAAATCTGCTGTTGAAGAGCCGATACCTTTAGATTTATCAGCTGCACCAGAACGAGTCGAAAATAAAGTTGTAAAGATTGACACCGAGACACCACCACAAATTGATTCGAAAAGAGAGGCGACTAAATTACCTGTCATTCAAGAAGAAATTGAACCTATCAACCGCAGTGAACAACAATTGCCACAGTTGAACGTTCAATCAAAAACGATTACTCCATCTAACAAACCTGAGGAGAATGTCGAAAAAACATCACATTTAGTTGCATCAGAATCAAAGCAACAGCATTCAGAACAAGTTTTTCCTATCAATCACAATAAAGTGCCATTTTATGATTTGCGTTATGTTGGACAAATTCATGGTACGTATCTTATAGCAGAGAGCGAACAAGGTTTTTATCTCATCGATCAACACGCAGCGCAAGAACGCATCCGTTATGAAAACCTTATGAAGACAGATGTAGCAACTTATGAGCAACAATATGTTCTTATGCCTTTTGTTTTCACTTTTTCAGCCAGTGATGCTGCACAGGTGGAAGAATTACTGCCGACATTTAGTCAATTAGGATTAGAATTAAGCAGCTTTGGACCTTGTACTTATCAAATGGATAGTTATCCAAACTGGTTAGAAAGTGATGAGGTTGAAAAGACAGTGTATGACTTGGTGGAATTATTACGAGAAAACCCGGAGCTAACTGTCAACCAATTACGTGAAAAGTCGATTATCATGCAAAGTTGTCGTGGTGCCATCAAAGCCAATCATTATTTAAATGATGTTCAAGCAAGAGCATTGATTCAAGATATGGCACTATTAGATGATCCATACCATTGTCCTCATGGACGACCTGTTTTTGTAGAGTTCAACCAAAAAACATTAGAAAAATTATTCAAACGAATTCAAGATTCTCACCAAGGTGGGCATCAATTGTAA
- the mutS gene encoding DNA mismatch repair protein MutS, with translation MTKSVKQTPMMEQYMQLKAQYPDAFLFFRLGDFYELFNEDALKAAKILEITLTSRNKNAENPTPMCGVPHHSANDYIRKLVEAGHKVAICEQLDDPKLTKGMVRRDVVRVVTPGTIMEEGALTGKENHYLATFYISDDVYYLAYVDVTTGEIRLTSTTDEELFFNELRAIQARETVLTPALADRYLTKLKERVPSYYSIFEASDSSEVTTRFQLTVASAAEVKVLDYLFSYLRSVQKTENDYVQPVDRYEISDFLQMNHYTKSQLELTTSLRTNRKKGSLLWLLDQTKTAMGGRMLQRWLDKPLLSKKALEKRHQKVALLKQAFFERIELLNYLTNIYDLERLVTKISLGHANARDIDQLRYSLSQITPINQVLETLQAQKETPIFELLPQFDDLYEQIDYLLVDEPPLSITEGNIIRSGVNDTLDRYRDALTNGHQWLAELQQKEREKTGLKTLKVGYNKVFGYYIEISRLQAAQLNDSRYERKQTLANNERFITEELKELERTILSAQEKSESLEYELFTQLRQDILPFIPALQTLAHQVAALDVLANFATISEQEAYTQAIISNQAGDFELTQSRHPVVERLIGTTNFVANDLTIHPDQFMLLLTGPNMSGKSTYMRQVAYCVILNQIGCFVPAKFARLPLVDKIFTRIGSSDDISSGQSTFMVEMMETNTAIRQATPRSLLLFDELGRGTATYDGMALAEAIIDYIAHEVKATTIFSTHYHELTTLVERLPMLKNIHVGASEKDGKVVFLHKILDGPADKSYGIHVADLAGLPKSLIIQSQHVLQQLEEQAPIRQGEQAITLFDAEQLESAAQTTHYGKIIEQLRAIDLNQTTPIDALQLLMSIQSQL, from the coding sequence ATGACAAAATCAGTAAAACAAACACCGATGATGGAACAATATATGCAATTAAAAGCACAATATCCCGATGCCTTTCTCTTTTTTAGATTAGGCGATTTTTACGAATTATTTAATGAAGATGCTTTAAAAGCTGCTAAAATTCTTGAAATTACATTAACTTCTCGTAATAAAAATGCCGAGAACCCTACACCAATGTGTGGCGTACCGCATCATTCTGCAAATGACTACATTCGAAAATTGGTCGAAGCAGGTCATAAAGTTGCGATTTGCGAGCAATTAGATGACCCTAAATTAACGAAAGGGATGGTCCGCCGTGATGTAGTCCGTGTAGTCACCCCGGGTACGATTATGGAAGAGGGCGCATTGACCGGTAAAGAAAATCATTATTTAGCAACGTTTTACATCTCTGATGATGTCTATTATTTAGCTTATGTTGATGTCACAACCGGTGAAATACGTTTGACGTCCACAACAGATGAGGAATTATTTTTCAATGAATTACGTGCGATTCAAGCCCGTGAAACCGTATTAACACCCGCATTAGCAGATAGATACTTAACGAAACTAAAAGAGCGTGTACCTAGTTATTACTCGATATTTGAAGCTTCGGATAGTTCAGAAGTAACGACGCGTTTTCAATTAACAGTAGCTAGTGCTGCCGAAGTAAAAGTATTGGATTATCTATTTAGTTATTTACGAAGTGTTCAAAAAACAGAAAATGATTATGTTCAACCTGTCGACCGTTATGAAATTAGTGACTTTTTACAAATGAATCACTATACAAAATCTCAATTAGAGCTAACCACTTCATTAAGAACTAATCGTAAAAAAGGCAGTTTATTATGGTTACTTGATCAAACGAAAACCGCTATGGGTGGACGAATGTTACAACGTTGGCTGGATAAACCGTTACTTAGTAAAAAAGCATTGGAAAAAAGACATCAAAAAGTGGCTTTATTAAAACAAGCTTTTTTTGAACGCATCGAGTTATTAAATTATTTAACGAATATTTATGACTTAGAACGATTAGTAACAAAAATAAGTTTAGGGCATGCTAATGCCAGAGACATTGACCAATTGCGGTATTCATTAAGTCAAATTACTCCAATTAATCAGGTTCTAGAGACCTTACAAGCTCAAAAAGAAACACCAATTTTTGAATTGTTGCCGCAATTTGATGATTTATATGAGCAAATCGATTATCTATTAGTCGACGAACCTCCGTTGTCGATTACTGAAGGAAATATTATTCGCTCAGGCGTCAATGATACGCTTGACCGCTACCGAGATGCGTTAACTAACGGACATCAGTGGTTAGCCGAGTTACAACAAAAAGAACGCGAAAAAACGGGATTAAAAACATTGAAAGTAGGCTACAATAAAGTTTTTGGTTACTATATTGAGATTAGTCGTCTTCAAGCAGCTCAACTAAACGACTCACGCTATGAACGCAAACAAACCTTAGCGAATAATGAGCGGTTTATCACCGAAGAATTAAAAGAATTAGAACGAACAATTTTGTCTGCTCAAGAAAAATCAGAGTCACTAGAATATGAATTATTCACCCAATTACGACAAGATATTTTACCGTTTATCCCAGCCTTACAAACCTTAGCGCACCAAGTTGCGGCGTTAGACGTACTGGCTAATTTTGCAACGATTAGTGAACAAGAAGCTTATACTCAAGCAATTATCAGTAATCAAGCTGGCGATTTTGAATTAACTCAAAGTCGACACCCTGTCGTTGAACGTTTAATTGGCACTACGAATTTTGTTGCCAATGATTTAACGATTCACCCTGACCAGTTCATGTTGTTACTCACAGGTCCGAATATGTCAGGTAAAAGTACCTATATGCGTCAAGTCGCGTATTGTGTTATTTTAAATCAGATTGGTTGTTTTGTACCTGCAAAATTTGCTCGCTTACCATTAGTTGATAAAATTTTCACCCGTATTGGTAGTTCAGATGATATTTCGAGTGGGCAAAGTACGTTTATGGTTGAAATGATGGAAACAAATACAGCGATTCGTCAAGCAACCCCTAGAAGTTTACTCTTATTCGACGAATTAGGACGCGGTACCGCCACCTATGATGGGATGGCATTAGCCGAAGCAATTATTGATTATATTGCTCATGAAGTTAAAGCAACCACGATTTTCTCAACACATTATCATGAATTGACGACACTGGTTGAGCGTCTACCGATGTTGAAAAATATTCATGTCGGTGCAAGCGAAAAAGATGGTAAGGTGGTATTCTTACATAAAATATTAGATGGCCCAGCTGATAAAAGTTATGGTATTCATGTTGCAGACCTTGCAGGTTTACCGAAATCACTGATAATCCAAAGTCAACATGTATTACAACAACTGGAAGAACAAGCACCGATTCGTCAGGGTGAACAAGCGATTACTTTATTTGATGCTGAACAATTAGAAAGTGCAGCGCAAACGACTCACTACGGTAAGATTATTGAACAATTACGTGCTATCGATTTGAATCAAACAACACCAATAGACGCGTTACAATTATTAATGTCAATTCAATCGCAACTGTAA